From a region of the Tachysurus fulvidraco isolate hzauxx_2018 chromosome 5, HZAU_PFXX_2.0, whole genome shotgun sequence genome:
- the acp5a gene encoding tartrate-resistant acid phosphatase type 5a isoform X1, whose amino-acid sequence MMASQLVSILLIILPVSVCSPPPFYGLESEANRSSIRFLVVGDWGGLPNAPFVTPVEWATAREMGRTAEHLGADFVLALGDNFYYRGVRSVDDPRFQETFENVYTAKSLNIPWYVVAGNHDHAGNVRAQIQYSKMSQRWNFPYYYYELNFNIPHTAGILQVLMLDTVLLCGNTDDFQDGKPSGPESSVLANRQLLWLQERLQRSTADFLLVAGHYPVWSVSKHGPTDCLLRRLRPLLVKYKATAYLCGHDHNLQYFKESSVGYVVSGAGNFIDPDMRHRNSVPRDTLKFFTGKSSTLGGFAHMEVTDKKLIVTFIQARGTSLFRAVLPKRSL is encoded by the exons ATG aTGGCTTCCCAGCTGGTCTCCATTCTCTTGATCATCcttcctgtttctgtttgcTCTCCTCCTCCATTTTATGGCCTGGAATCAGAAG CTAATCGATCATCCATCCGGTTCCTGGTAGTTGGTGACTGGGGTGGTTTGCCTAATGCACCTTTCGTCACACCTGTTGAGTGGGCTACAGCACGGGAAATGGGCCGAACTGCTGAGCACCTTGGCGCTGATTTTGTTTTAGCACTTGGAGATAACTTTTATTACAGAGGTGTGAGGAGTGTGGATGATCCTAGATTTCAG GAGACGTTTGAGAATGTCTACACTGCTAAATCTCTAAATATTCCATGGTATGTTGTTGCTGGCAACCATGACCATGCAGGAAATGTTCGTGCCCAGATCCAGTACAGCAAAATGTCCCAACGATG GAATTTCCCATATTATTACTATGAACTGAACTTCAACATCCCACACACTGCTGGCATTCTGCAGGTGCTAATGTTGGACACCGTGCTTCTTTGTGGAAACACTGATGACTTCCAGGATGGAAAGCCAAGTGGCCCAGAAAGCAGTGTGTTGGCTAACCGCCAACTACTGTGGCTGCAGGAACGGCTGCAGCGCTCCACAGCTGACTTCCTCCTTGTGGCTGGTCATTATCCTGTCTGGTCAGTGTCCAAACATGGGCCCACTGACTGTCTGTTGAGAAGGCTTCGTCCCTTGCTGGTGAAGTACAAAGCCACAGCTTACCTGTGTGGACATGATCACAATCTGCAG TACTTCAAGGAGTCCAGTGTTGGTTATGTTGTGAGTGGTGCAGGAAACTTCATTGACCCAGACATGCGGCATCGAAACTCTGTTCCTCGAGACACATTGAAGTTCTTCACAGGAAAGTCCTCTACACTTGGTGGCTTTGCTCATATGGAGGTTACTGACAAAAAACTAATTGTGACCTTCATCCAAGCGAGAGGAACTTCACTATTTCGTGCTGTGTTGCCTAAACGCAGTTTGtaa
- the acp5a gene encoding tartrate-resistant acid phosphatase type 5a isoform X2, producing MASQLVSILLIILPVSVCSPPPFYGLESEANRSSIRFLVVGDWGGLPNAPFVTPVEWATAREMGRTAEHLGADFVLALGDNFYYRGVRSVDDPRFQETFENVYTAKSLNIPWYVVAGNHDHAGNVRAQIQYSKMSQRWNFPYYYYELNFNIPHTAGILQVLMLDTVLLCGNTDDFQDGKPSGPESSVLANRQLLWLQERLQRSTADFLLVAGHYPVWSVSKHGPTDCLLRRLRPLLVKYKATAYLCGHDHNLQYFKESSVGYVVSGAGNFIDPDMRHRNSVPRDTLKFFTGKSSTLGGFAHMEVTDKKLIVTFIQARGTSLFRAVLPKRSL from the exons aTGGCTTCCCAGCTGGTCTCCATTCTCTTGATCATCcttcctgtttctgtttgcTCTCCTCCTCCATTTTATGGCCTGGAATCAGAAG CTAATCGATCATCCATCCGGTTCCTGGTAGTTGGTGACTGGGGTGGTTTGCCTAATGCACCTTTCGTCACACCTGTTGAGTGGGCTACAGCACGGGAAATGGGCCGAACTGCTGAGCACCTTGGCGCTGATTTTGTTTTAGCACTTGGAGATAACTTTTATTACAGAGGTGTGAGGAGTGTGGATGATCCTAGATTTCAG GAGACGTTTGAGAATGTCTACACTGCTAAATCTCTAAATATTCCATGGTATGTTGTTGCTGGCAACCATGACCATGCAGGAAATGTTCGTGCCCAGATCCAGTACAGCAAAATGTCCCAACGATG GAATTTCCCATATTATTACTATGAACTGAACTTCAACATCCCACACACTGCTGGCATTCTGCAGGTGCTAATGTTGGACACCGTGCTTCTTTGTGGAAACACTGATGACTTCCAGGATGGAAAGCCAAGTGGCCCAGAAAGCAGTGTGTTGGCTAACCGCCAACTACTGTGGCTGCAGGAACGGCTGCAGCGCTCCACAGCTGACTTCCTCCTTGTGGCTGGTCATTATCCTGTCTGGTCAGTGTCCAAACATGGGCCCACTGACTGTCTGTTGAGAAGGCTTCGTCCCTTGCTGGTGAAGTACAAAGCCACAGCTTACCTGTGTGGACATGATCACAATCTGCAG TACTTCAAGGAGTCCAGTGTTGGTTATGTTGTGAGTGGTGCAGGAAACTTCATTGACCCAGACATGCGGCATCGAAACTCTGTTCCTCGAGACACATTGAAGTTCTTCACAGGAAAGTCCTCTACACTTGGTGGCTTTGCTCATATGGAGGTTACTGACAAAAAACTAATTGTGACCTTCATCCAAGCGAGAGGAACTTCACTATTTCGTGCTGTGTTGCCTAAACGCAGTTTGtaa